Proteins encoded by one window of Streptomyces sp. NBC_01477:
- a CDS encoding LysR family transcriptional regulator, with amino-acid sequence MNDLGQDLELRLVRYFTVVAAHQHFGRAAADLHVAQPALSRQIQRLEKRLGARLLDRMPQGTRLTPAGQSFLPRAQALLQAARQAELAVREQAATERIAIGYVEDLVITAAVRELRRRHPDAEIATRHLSCRNVGALSDKRVDALIARAPLPLAAGDVFTTPLYEEPRMLVVPSSHSLADRASVTAEELAGAEAAPCAFETADWSSYRILGAGVPPIESYEDKLELVASGRAIAVLPVGDRRSSLRPDLVTVPIEGAPPSQVVLVSRKGDPNPMIRNLRLAAEAVLTAPAA; translated from the coding sequence GTGAACGATCTCGGACAGGACCTGGAACTGCGGCTGGTGCGCTACTTCACCGTGGTGGCGGCGCACCAGCACTTCGGCCGGGCCGCCGCTGACTTGCACGTGGCCCAGCCGGCGCTGAGCCGCCAGATCCAACGGCTCGAGAAGCGTCTCGGCGCACGGCTGCTGGACCGCATGCCCCAGGGCACCCGGCTCACTCCGGCCGGCCAGAGCTTCCTCCCCCGGGCCCAAGCCCTCTTGCAGGCCGCCCGCCAGGCCGAGCTGGCCGTGCGTGAGCAAGCCGCGACCGAACGAATCGCCATCGGCTATGTCGAAGACCTGGTGATCACTGCCGCCGTACGGGAACTACGCCGCCGTCATCCGGACGCCGAGATCGCCACCCGGCACCTAAGCTGCCGCAACGTCGGGGCGCTGTCCGACAAGCGCGTCGACGCCCTGATCGCGCGGGCCCCGCTGCCGCTCGCCGCCGGCGACGTGTTCACCACGCCACTGTATGAGGAGCCCCGGATGCTCGTTGTCCCGAGCAGCCATTCCCTGGCCGACCGCGCGTCGGTGACTGCGGAAGAATTGGCCGGCGCGGAGGCGGCGCCATGCGCGTTCGAGACCGCGGACTGGAGTTCCTACCGGATCCTCGGGGCCGGTGTGCCGCCGATCGAGAGCTACGAGGACAAGCTCGAACTCGTCGCGAGTGGCAGGGCGATCGCCGTGCTTCCGGTCGGCGACCGGCGCAGCTCACTGCGTCCCGATCTCGTCACCGTCCCGATCGAGGGCGCTCCCCCCAGCCAGGTCGTCCTGGTCAGCCGCAAGGGCGACCCGAATCCGATGATCAGGAATCTCCGGCTGGCTGCCGAGGCCGTCCTGACCGCCCCGGCAGCCTGA
- a CDS encoding RapZ C-terminal domain-containing protein — MDSEFLRSAEEGRPAADGKALQNHGDGFPDRLRRPTGPDGSPVPPTADRIEDVRDRLRDPAAARDILDLDGFHPRVQDVVLNTPGARELLANLADYADLPAGPRRIANGCAGGRHRASGLTELLARELRDCGLEVAVEHLHVHLPRVLKASGSTSTGAGA, encoded by the coding sequence GTGGACAGTGAGTTCCTCCGGAGTGCCGAGGAAGGCCGACCCGCAGCCGACGGGAAGGCGCTCCAAAACCATGGCGATGGCTTCCCAGACCGTCTCCGCAGGCCCACCGGCCCGGACGGCAGCCCCGTCCCGCCGACCGCCGACCGGATCGAGGACGTCCGCGACCGGCTGCGCGACCCGGCCGCCGCCCGCGACATCCTCGACCTGGACGGATTCCACCCCCGCGTCCAGGACGTCGTCCTGAACACCCCCGGCGCCCGCGAACTGCTCGCCAACCTCGCCGACTACGCCGACCTCCCCGCCGGCCCCCGCCGCATCGCCAACGGCTGCGCAGGAGGTCGGCACCGTGCAAGCGGCCTTACGGAACTGCTGGCCCGTGAACTGCGGGACTGCGGCCTCGAGGTCGCAGTCGAGCACCTGCACGTCCATCTGCCGCGCGTGCTCAAGGCGTCCGGCAGTACCAGTACCGGAGCGGGCGCATGA
- a CDS encoding IS5 family transposase, translated as MSDLSDARWALMEPILTAWRAERQKTSLNLGGKVTDLREVMNAILFLNRTGVPWRYLPHDFPPHTTLFGYFSSWTADGTIEKLGLHLHRMVREQAGRTAEPTACVIDAQSVKTATSVPTDTQGTDAGKKIAGRKRSIAIDTPGLLLLVMVTAASVSDNEAGIQLLTQIAADHPTISKARVDTGYKKKAIEHGATLGIDVDVVPRNQQVKGFSVIPRRWVVERSFGWIMMHRRLARDYETKPAHSESMIRLAMISNLAKRATGETPTTWHNP; from the coding sequence TTGAGTGATCTCTCCGATGCCCGCTGGGCGTTGATGGAACCTATCTTGACGGCCTGGCGGGCCGAGCGGCAGAAGACCTCGCTCAACCTCGGCGGAAAGGTCACCGACCTGCGAGAAGTCATGAACGCGATCCTCTTCCTCAACCGGACCGGCGTCCCCTGGCGCTACCTGCCACACGACTTCCCGCCCCACACCACCTTGTTCGGCTACTTCAGCTCCTGGACCGCCGACGGCACCATCGAGAAACTCGGCCTCCACCTGCACCGGATGGTCCGCGAGCAGGCAGGACGCACCGCCGAACCCACCGCCTGCGTCATCGACGCCCAGAGCGTCAAGACCGCCACCAGCGTGCCCACCGACACCCAGGGCACCGACGCCGGCAAGAAGATCGCCGGCCGAAAACGCAGCATCGCCATCGACACTCCTGGCCTGTTACTACTGGTCATGGTCACCGCCGCCAGCGTCTCGGACAACGAGGCCGGCATACAGCTCCTCACCCAGATCGCCGCCGACCACCCCACCATCAGCAAGGCACGGGTCGACACCGGCTACAAGAAGAAGGCGATCGAGCACGGCGCCACGCTCGGCATCGACGTCGACGTCGTCCCGCGAAACCAGCAGGTCAAAGGCTTCTCCGTGATCCCACGGCGGTGGGTGGTGGAGCGGAGTTTTGGATGGATCATGATGCATCGCCGCCTCGCCCGCGACTACGAGACCAAACCCGCCCACTCCGAGAGCATGATCCGCCTCGCGATGATCTCCAACCTCGCGAAACGAGCAACCGGCGAAACACCCACAACCTGGCACAACCCATGA
- a CDS encoding IS5 family transposase (programmed frameshift), with product MSKKPWIVDDELWARIESLLPAWPERSPGPRPVDDRLCLQGVLFVLYTGITWQQLPLELGFGSGQTCWRRLGRWQQAGVFDALHRILLAELNAAGLIDWTRACVDAPPACEKGGEATGPSPVDRRKTGSKHHLISDGGGIPFHVITTAANVNDVTQTLALVDGIPPIAGRVGHPRKRPDALLGDKGYDSNPNRQEFRKRRILPVISRKGERDIIGLGTLRHVVEQTFAQLHQFKRLAVRWERRLDLHNAFVSLACGLICWRRLNRQTQ from the exons GTGAGCAAGAAGCCATGGATCGTGGACGACGAGCTGTGGGCCCGGATCGAGTCGTTGCTGCCGGCTTGGCCGGAGCGGTCGCCGGGCCCGCGCCCGGTGGACGACCGGCTGTGCCTACAAGGCGTCCTGTTCGTGCTGTACACCGGCATCACCTGGCAGCAGCTGCCGTTGGAGCTGGGCTTCGGGTCCGGGCAGACCTGCTGGCGGCGACTCGGCCGCTGGCAGCAGGCCGGGGTGTTCGATGCCTTGCACCGCATACTCCTGGCGGAGTTGAACGCGGCCGGATTGATCGACTGGACGCGCGCCTGCGTGGACGCC CCACCTGCGTGCGAAAAAGGCGGCGAGGCGACCGGCCCCTCGCCCGTCGACCGACGCAAGACCGGCAGCAAGCACCACCTGATCAGCGACGGCGGCGGTATCCCGTTCCACGTGATCACCACCGCGGCCAACGTCAACGATGTCACCCAGACCCTCGCCCTGGTCGACGGCATCCCACCGATCGCCGGCCGCGTCGGTCATCCCCGCAAGCGCCCGGACGCGCTCCTCGGCGACAAGGGCTACGACAGCAACCCCAACCGTCAAGAATTCCGCAAACGCCGAATCCTGCCCGTCATCTCCCGCAAGGGCGAACGCGACATCATCGGCCTCGGCACGCTCCGCCACGTCGTCGAGCAGACCTTCGCCCAACTCCACCAGTTCAAGCGACTCGCCGTCCGATGGGAACGTCGCCTCGACCTCCACAACGCCTTCGTCTCACTCGCCTGCGGCCTCATCTGCTGGCGACGCCTCAATCGACAGACACAGTGA
- a CDS encoding integrase core domain-containing protein, translated as MLLRLAYPTVTNAFALLRLLPMTDRDKDAEILALRHQVTLLERQLDKEKVRFAPSDRAFLAALLHRLPMQVLRQVRLLVRPDTVLCRHRDLVARRHAAVSRPKRPGRPRTVHSIRALVLRLARENPHWGYRRVHGELHVLGMQAAASTVWEILKDAGIDPAPERASSTWADFLRSQADALLACDFPETVTLSGTRLYAFAMIEHVSRRIRILGATAHPTASWVTQAAKNLVMDLEDADCRARFLIRDRDGKFPALFDALLNDAGIQVVLSGVQMPRMNSITERSVQTCRRELLDRTLIWNQRHLLHALREFEDHHNSHRPHQGIANARPLHPLPAQIADPDKTSRLDIRRRERLGGILHEYQHAA; from the coding sequence GTGCTGCTGCGACTGGCCTACCCCACCGTGACGAACGCGTTCGCTCTACTGCGCCTGCTGCCGATGACCGACCGGGACAAGGACGCGGAGATCCTCGCCCTGCGCCATCAGGTCACCTTGCTGGAACGTCAACTCGACAAGGAGAAGGTTCGGTTCGCCCCGAGCGATCGGGCGTTCCTGGCAGCCCTGCTGCACCGGCTGCCGATGCAGGTGCTGCGCCAAGTGCGGCTGCTGGTGCGGCCGGACACGGTGCTGTGCCGGCACCGGGACCTGGTCGCCCGCCGCCACGCTGCCGTATCCCGGCCCAAGCGCCCGGGAAGGCCGCGGACCGTGCACTCCATCCGCGCCCTGGTCCTCCGCCTCGCCCGGGAGAATCCCCACTGGGGCTACCGCCGCGTCCACGGTGAACTCCACGTTCTCGGGATGCAGGCGGCCGCGTCCACCGTCTGGGAGATCCTCAAGGACGCCGGCATCGACCCGGCACCCGAGCGGGCCTCCAGCACCTGGGCGGACTTCCTGCGCTCACAAGCCGACGCCCTGCTGGCCTGCGACTTCCCCGAGACAGTCACCCTGTCCGGGACGCGGCTGTATGCGTTCGCCATGATCGAGCACGTCAGCCGCCGGATCCGGATCCTCGGTGCCACCGCACACCCGACCGCATCCTGGGTGACCCAGGCCGCGAAGAACCTCGTCATGGACCTCGAAGACGCCGACTGCCGGGCGCGGTTCCTGATCCGGGACCGGGACGGAAAGTTCCCCGCCCTGTTCGACGCCCTCCTCAACGATGCGGGGATCCAGGTGGTGCTCAGCGGCGTGCAGATGCCGCGCATGAACTCGATCACGGAACGGTCGGTACAGACCTGCCGGCGCGAACTGCTCGACCGCACCCTGATCTGGAACCAACGGCACCTGCTCCACGCACTACGGGAGTTCGAAGACCACCACAACTCCCACCGACCCCATCAGGGCATCGCCAACGCCCGCCCGCTCCACCCGCTGCCAGCGCAGATCGCCGATCCGGACAAGACTTCCCGCCTCGACATACGACGACGCGAACGACTCGGCGGCATCCTGCACGAGTACCAACATGCCGCCTGA
- a CDS encoding tyrosine-type recombinase/integrase produces MTLAEYGNGEWDLAMRGLEAKTLDPYRAGWRLRVVPSLGHIPVQLFTNGVVDRAVSAWIADECSRSTVKNSLAVLVRVMEQAVRDGIVDHNPARVVGWQQQYKHAEDELDDPRSLALPDWDALDKLAVALVARSAGGFEGWADVVRFEACTATRIGEVSGVRAGDINREQWTWEVCRQTTPGPGGLTDKGTKGKRRRTVPIIEEIRPMVARRLDGADPDPMARLFTGPRGGRISTAVLRDATHWDDVVLRLGYEHLRRHDLRHTGLTWMADAGVPLHVLRVIAGHGSLATTQRYLHPSRRSIDLAGAALSAHLNGGTVNFPLAPAGPKVVPKPPPIRHLCIVR; encoded by the coding sequence ATGACACTGGCCGAGTACGGCAACGGGGAGTGGGACCTGGCCATGCGCGGGCTGGAGGCGAAAACCCTGGACCCCTACCGTGCGGGCTGGCGGCTGCGGGTCGTCCCCTCGCTCGGCCACATCCCCGTCCAGCTGTTCACCAACGGCGTGGTGGACCGGGCGGTGTCCGCCTGGATCGCGGACGAGTGCAGCCGCTCGACGGTAAAGAACAGCCTCGCCGTCCTGGTCCGGGTGATGGAACAGGCCGTCCGTGACGGGATCGTGGACCACAACCCCGCCCGGGTCGTCGGCTGGCAACAGCAGTACAAACACGCCGAAGACGAGCTGGACGACCCGCGCTCCCTCGCCCTGCCCGACTGGGACGCACTCGACAAGCTCGCCGTCGCACTCGTCGCAAGATCGGCCGGCGGATTCGAAGGCTGGGCCGACGTCGTGCGCTTCGAAGCATGCACCGCCACCCGGATCGGCGAGGTCTCCGGGGTACGCGCAGGAGACATCAACCGCGAGCAATGGACGTGGGAGGTCTGCCGGCAGACCACCCCCGGACCCGGCGGACTGACCGACAAGGGCACCAAGGGCAAACGGCGCCGGACCGTGCCGATCATTGAGGAGATCCGCCCCATGGTCGCCCGGCGCCTGGACGGCGCCGACCCCGACCCCATGGCACGGCTGTTCACCGGACCCCGCGGCGGCCGCATCAGCACCGCCGTCCTGCGCGACGCCACCCACTGGGACGACGTGGTACTCCGGCTCGGCTACGAACACCTGCGCCGGCACGACCTCCGGCACACCGGCCTCACATGGATGGCCGACGCCGGCGTCCCCCTGCACGTCCTGCGCGTCATCGCCGGCCACGGCTCTCTGGCCACCACCCAGCGCTACCTCCACCCCAGCCGGCGCTCCATCGACCTCGCCGGCGCCGCGCTCTCCGCCCACCTCAACGGCGGCACGGTCAACTTCCCGTTGGCGCCGGCTGGTCCCAAAGTGGTCCCAAAGCCGCCACCGATACGGCACCTGTGCATCGTCCGCTGA
- a CDS encoding helix-turn-helix domain-containing protein → MTAGELVRRRREELGWSQSRLAQAAGTGQALISRIEQGRVSPTVQMLTRLADAMHAQLSLSFSPR, encoded by the coding sequence GTGACTGCGGGCGAACTGGTCCGCCGCCGTCGTGAGGAGCTGGGCTGGTCGCAGTCCCGACTCGCCCAGGCCGCGGGCACCGGGCAGGCATTGATCTCCCGCATCGAGCAGGGCCGGGTCAGCCCGACCGTCCAGATGCTGACCCGACTGGCCGATGCGATGCACGCGCAACTCAGCCTTTCCTTCTCTCCCCGCTGA
- a CDS encoding Uma2 family endonuclease, whose amino-acid sequence MTTREEIYRQLREYAAHLTPPPPFSDRFEISGNTIVMMMSPAGRHERAAWMLAHQLQPQLPDGVIAHTGGDVEDAALGILRRPDLVVLPFAATDTDDAFPAEAVEIAVEIVSPSNPENDYEGKIRDYPAMGIPHYLIIDPRNGTAHHHWSVVTKHGNPAYDNHVAYVFGDTIPVGGLIIETAELPRYGGAGA is encoded by the coding sequence GTGACGACACGGGAAGAGATCTACCGGCAACTGCGCGAGTATGCGGCGCACCTCACGCCTCCGCCGCCGTTCTCCGACCGGTTTGAGATCAGCGGCAACACTATCGTCATGATGATGAGCCCCGCGGGCCGCCATGAACGCGCCGCCTGGATGCTGGCCCACCAGCTCCAGCCGCAGCTCCCCGACGGCGTCATCGCCCACACCGGCGGAGATGTGGAGGACGCCGCCCTGGGTATCCTGCGGCGCCCGGATCTGGTCGTGCTGCCTTTTGCCGCGACGGACACCGACGACGCTTTCCCGGCCGAGGCCGTTGAGATCGCGGTGGAGATCGTCTCTCCGTCGAATCCTGAGAACGACTACGAGGGCAAGATCCGCGACTACCCTGCGATGGGCATCCCTCATTATCTGATCATCGACCCCCGCAACGGGACCGCGCACCATCACTGGAGCGTGGTCACCAAGCACGGGAACCCCGCCTACGACAATCACGTCGCTTACGTCTTCGGGGACACGATCCCCGTGGGGGGCCTGATCATCGAGACAGCCGAACTTCCCCGTTACGGCGGCGCAGGCGCGTGA
- a CDS encoding integrase core domain-containing protein, with amino-acid sequence MIFSAGAELVHHFDAGSQYTSFRLAEHLEAAGIAASIGSVGNAYDNALMESTIGLFKTELIKPGRPWRTLSQVELATAEWIDWYCHRRLHGEIGHIPPAEYETNHYRTTPKPQVTTTT; translated from the coding sequence ATGATATTTTCGGCAGGCGCAGAGTTGGTACATCACTTTGATGCCGGGTCGCAGTACACAAGTTTCCGGCTCGCCGAGCATCTCGAGGCGGCCGGCATCGCGGCCTCGATCGGCTCGGTCGGCAACGCGTATGACAACGCCCTCATGGAGTCCACGATCGGCTTGTTCAAAACCGAGCTGATCAAGCCCGGACGGCCCTGGCGAACCCTCTCCCAGGTCGAACTCGCCACCGCCGAGTGGATCGACTGGTACTGCCACCGCCGGCTCCACGGTGAAATAGGCCACATCCCACCCGCCGAATACGAGACCAACCACTACCGCACAACCCCGAAACCCCAGGTCACAACCACAACCTGA
- a CDS encoding glycoside hydrolase family 2 TIM barrel-domain containing protein: MHEAEPSEAVPYYEDMAPGTGALPPRAWWAVSDARRVSLGGDWRFRLSPTAQARDDSFAQPGYDAAGWDELPVPSHWPLHGHERPAYTNIRYPFPLDPPHVPTENPTGDHLRMFDLPDDWPGGAAVLRFDGVDSCARVWLNGTELGTFKGSRLPVEFEVGELLRPRGNVLAVRVHQWSSGSYLEDQDMWWLPGIFREVTLIERPEGAVTDFFVHCGYDHATGNGTLRVDCEPGGTVTVPELDLDIPTGEQVVVAVEPWTAELPRLYDAELATEGERIPLRIGFRSVAVEDGVLKVNGRRILFRGVNRHEFDPDHGRVLDQETMRDDLLLMKRHNINAVRTSHYPPHPAFLDLCDELGMWVVDECDLETHGFQEIGWRGNPVADERWTPALLDRAARMVERDKNHPSVVMWSLGNECGTGAGLSAMASWIRDRDPARPIHYEGDLSCADTDVYSRMYANHAESELIGRRAELPLADAELDKRRRDMPFLLCEYAHAMGNGPGGLSEYQRIFETYERCQGGFVWEWIDHGLRRRTADGTAYYAYGGDFGEELHDGNFVCDGLVFPDRTPSPGLVEYKKVIEPVRIEGDPERGLVTVVNRHDFADLSGLAFSWSYEVEGVAGDGGRFTVPPTGPGESALLDLPPMPRSPGPVEAHWTVRAVLAEDTAWAPAGHEVAWTQFAAADRAVGGQGTVSRAHRGAAHSPRPADDGTVVLGPGTFDAATGTLRRLGGARVHGPRLDVWRAPTDNDRGMPWHHETRLDLRWRESGLHRMQHRVVGVAVGGDTLTVTTRVAPAAADRALRTVCTWSATGDRLRLDVAVTPEGEWRLPLPRLGVRLGLSPGLESVEWYGGGPGEAYPDSRAAARIGRWRSSVDALQTPYVRPQENGARAEVRWAELRGGDGSGVRIEGAPAFWLTARPWSTEALDAAEHTYDLVRSDTLWVHLDHALHGLGSASCGPEVLPAHRLDAAPAAFSFTFVPLDATNGPERPEAPAPSDQEQQ, from the coding sequence ATGCACGAGGCGGAGCCCTCCGAGGCCGTTCCGTACTACGAGGACATGGCCCCCGGCACGGGAGCGCTCCCGCCGCGGGCCTGGTGGGCGGTCTCCGACGCCCGGCGGGTGAGCCTCGGCGGCGACTGGCGCTTCCGGCTGTCGCCGACCGCGCAGGCGCGGGACGACTCCTTCGCCCAGCCCGGTTACGACGCCGCCGGCTGGGACGAGCTGCCGGTGCCGTCGCACTGGCCGCTGCACGGGCACGAGCGGCCCGCGTACACCAATATCCGCTACCCCTTCCCGCTCGATCCGCCGCACGTGCCGACCGAGAACCCGACCGGGGACCACCTGCGGATGTTCGACCTGCCGGACGACTGGCCCGGCGGGGCGGCGGTGCTGCGCTTCGACGGGGTGGACTCCTGCGCCCGGGTCTGGCTCAACGGGACCGAGCTGGGCACCTTCAAGGGCAGCAGGCTGCCGGTGGAGTTCGAGGTCGGCGAGCTGCTGCGGCCACGCGGCAATGTGCTGGCGGTACGGGTGCACCAGTGGTCGTCCGGCAGCTACCTGGAGGACCAGGACATGTGGTGGCTGCCCGGGATCTTCCGGGAGGTCACCCTGATCGAGCGGCCCGAGGGCGCGGTCACCGACTTCTTCGTCCACTGCGGCTACGACCACGCCACCGGCAACGGCACCCTCCGGGTGGACTGCGAGCCCGGTGGCACCGTCACCGTGCCGGAGCTGGACCTGGACATCCCCACCGGCGAGCAGGTCGTCGTCGCCGTGGAGCCCTGGACCGCGGAGCTGCCGCGGCTGTACGACGCGGAGCTGGCGACCGAGGGAGAGCGCATTCCGCTGCGGATCGGCTTTCGCAGCGTCGCCGTCGAGGACGGGGTGCTCAAGGTCAACGGGCGGCGGATCCTCTTCCGCGGGGTCAACCGGCACGAGTTCGACCCGGACCACGGGCGCGTCCTGGACCAGGAGACGATGCGCGACGACCTGCTGCTGATGAAGCGGCACAACATCAACGCGGTCCGCACCAGCCACTATCCGCCGCACCCCGCCTTCCTCGACCTGTGCGACGAGTTGGGCATGTGGGTCGTCGACGAGTGCGACCTGGAGACGCACGGCTTCCAGGAGATCGGCTGGCGCGGCAATCCGGTGGCCGACGAGCGCTGGACGCCGGCGCTGCTCGACCGGGCGGCCCGGATGGTGGAGCGGGACAAGAACCACCCCTCGGTGGTGATGTGGTCGCTGGGCAACGAGTGCGGCACCGGCGCGGGCCTGTCCGCGATGGCGTCCTGGATCCGCGACCGCGACCCGGCCCGGCCGATCCACTACGAGGGCGACCTCTCGTGCGCCGACACCGACGTCTACTCGCGGATGTACGCCAACCACGCCGAGTCCGAGCTGATCGGCCGCCGCGCCGAACTGCCGCTGGCCGACGCGGAATTGGACAAGCGGCGGCGCGACATGCCGTTCCTGCTCTGCGAGTACGCGCACGCGATGGGCAACGGGCCCGGCGGGCTCTCCGAATACCAGCGGATCTTCGAGACGTACGAGCGCTGCCAGGGCGGCTTCGTCTGGGAGTGGATCGACCACGGGCTGCGCCGCAGGACCGCGGACGGGACGGCGTACTACGCCTACGGCGGGGACTTCGGCGAGGAGCTGCACGACGGGAACTTCGTCTGCGACGGGCTGGTGTTCCCCGACCGTACGCCCTCGCCCGGGCTGGTCGAGTACAAGAAGGTCATCGAGCCGGTGCGGATCGAGGGCGACCCGGAGCGCGGGCTGGTGACGGTCGTCAACCGCCATGACTTCGCCGACCTCTCCGGGCTGGCCTTCAGCTGGTCCTACGAGGTCGAGGGGGTGGCAGGTGACGGGGGGCGGTTCACGGTGCCGCCCACCGGACCCGGGGAGAGCGCTCTCCTCGACCTGCCGCCGATGCCCCGCTCCCCCGGCCCCGTCGAGGCCCACTGGACCGTACGCGCGGTGCTGGCCGAGGACACCGCGTGGGCGCCCGCCGGGCACGAGGTCGCGTGGACGCAGTTCGCGGCGGCCGACCGCGCCGTCGGCGGCCAGGGCACCGTCAGCCGGGCGCACCGGGGCGCGGCGCACTCCCCGCGGCCGGCCGACGACGGCACGGTCGTCCTCGGCCCCGGCACCTTCGACGCGGCCACCGGCACCCTGCGCCGCCTCGGCGGCGCCCGGGTGCACGGCCCGCGCCTGGACGTCTGGCGCGCGCCGACCGACAACGACCGCGGCATGCCCTGGCACCACGAGACCCGGCTCGACCTGCGCTGGCGGGAGTCGGGCCTGCACCGGATGCAGCACCGGGTCGTGGGGGTCGCGGTCGGCGGCGACACGCTGACCGTCACCACCCGGGTCGCCCCGGCCGCCGCCGACCGCGCCCTGCGGACCGTCTGCACCTGGAGCGCGACCGGCGACCGGCTGCGGCTGGACGTCGCGGTGACCCCGGAGGGCGAGTGGCGGCTGCCGCTCCCCCGGCTCGGGGTGCGGCTCGGGCTGAGCCCCGGGCTGGAGTCGGTCGAGTGGTACGGCGGCGGGCCGGGCGAGGCGTACCCCGACAGCCGGGCCGCGGCCAGGATCGGGCGCTGGCGCTCGTCGGTCGACGCGCTGCAGACCCCGTACGTCCGCCCGCAGGAGAACGGCGCCAGGGCCGAGGTGCGCTGGGCCGAGCTGCGCGGGGGCGACGGCTCGGGCGTACGGATCGAGGGCGCGCCGGCCTTCTGGCTGACCGCCAGGCCGTGGAGCACCGAGGCGCTGGACGCGGCGGAGCACACGTACGACCTGGTGCGTTCCGACACGCTGTGGGTGCATCTGGACCACGCGCTGCACGGCCTGGGCAGCGCGTCCTGCGGCCCCGAGGTGCTGCCCGCCCACCGTCTTGACGCCGCGCCCGCCGCCTTCTCCTTCACCTTCGTCCCACTGGACGCCACGAACGGGCCCGAGCGGCCCGAGGCGCCCGCACCGTCCGACCAGGAGCAGCAGTGA